A genomic window from candidate division KSB1 bacterium includes:
- a CDS encoding tetratricopeptide repeat protein, giving the protein MPKNVRIYRTLGGLIFFLIVVLHIGCSSKVNPQDEIAITTKSDEARKLFLEGRELLDDIRFDEARDLFSKAIEADPNFALAHLNRSFTATSTADFQKHLDKAVALAPNASEGERLLIEATQANADNNAVKAVELCEQLVQKFPNDKRAHQTMGLFYSAQNEDDKAIAEYEKAIEIDKDFASVYNSLGYAYIQKEEYEKSEEAFKNYIHLIPDEANPHDSIADLYTRMGRHEDAIEHFKKSVELNPRFYMSQRKIGTNLVFMGKYDEGREAFRKAMEMESTPNAKVTDMNQIALSHLYEGNFEQAVAAFDESIKMAQEAGLSARVAGIHTQKCYVHLESGHLAKAEESLAECKKTVMASDLRQSFKDNFAKGALAQEALIAAKKGDFETAMAKADEQLAMIQADNNPNEMEDHHDLLGLIHFERGDHAKAIEHLNQGDQEDPYILYHLAVSESKAGDKTWATELFKKVAEMNQNGLGYALIRSIAMGAQKMVGKK; this is encoded by the coding sequence ATGCCAAAGAATGTCAGAATATATCGTACGCTCGGGGGACTAATCTTTTTTCTCATAGTTGTCCTGCACATAGGATGTAGTTCAAAGGTCAATCCTCAAGATGAAATCGCAATTACCACCAAATCAGATGAAGCTCGTAAACTTTTTTTGGAGGGTCGCGAGCTATTAGACGACATCAGATTTGATGAAGCGCGAGACCTTTTTTCAAAAGCGATTGAAGCAGATCCGAATTTTGCTCTGGCTCATCTGAATCGCTCATTTACCGCTACCTCGACTGCTGATTTCCAGAAGCATTTGGACAAAGCTGTGGCCTTAGCGCCAAATGCTTCCGAAGGGGAACGCCTCTTGATTGAGGCAACTCAGGCAAATGCGGACAACAATGCTGTTAAAGCAGTTGAGCTCTGTGAACAGCTGGTACAGAAATTTCCTAACGACAAGCGTGCGCATCAGACCATGGGCTTGTTCTATAGTGCTCAAAATGAAGATGACAAAGCGATTGCTGAATATGAAAAGGCCATTGAAATCGATAAGGATTTTGCATCGGTTTACAATTCTTTGGGGTACGCCTATATCCAGAAAGAGGAATATGAGAAATCAGAGGAAGCATTCAAAAACTATATTCATCTCATTCCAGATGAAGCCAACCCCCACGACTCTATCGCGGACTTGTATACCAGAATGGGCCGGCACGAAGACGCCATCGAGCATTTCAAAAAGTCTGTGGAATTAAATCCGAGATTTTATATGTCTCAACGAAAAATCGGCACCAATCTGGTTTTCATGGGTAAGTACGATGAAGGGCGCGAGGCTTTTCGAAAAGCAATGGAAATGGAAAGCACCCCGAATGCCAAGGTAACGGATATGAATCAGATTGCTCTCTCTCATCTTTATGAAGGCAACTTTGAGCAAGCGGTAGCAGCATTCGACGAGTCGATAAAAATGGCGCAAGAAGCAGGCCTATCCGCACGGGTTGCCGGAATCCATACTCAAAAATGCTACGTTCATCTGGAATCAGGTCACCTTGCCAAAGCGGAGGAGAGTCTGGCGGAATGCAAAAAGACCGTGATGGCTTCTGACCTGAGACAGTCATTCAAAGACAATTTTGCCAAAGGTGCCTTGGCTCAAGAAGCGCTTATCGCTGCTAAAAAGGGAGACTTCGAAACAGCGATGGCAAAAGCGGATGAGCAGTTAGCCATGATTCAAGCGGATAACAACCCGAACGAGATGGAAGATCATCATGACCTCCTCGGGCTCATTCATTTTGAAAGAGGTGACCACGCTAAAGCCATTGAGCATCTCAACCAGGGCGACCAGGAGGATCCGTACATCCTTTATCACCTGGCGGTCTCCGAGTCAAAGGCCGGGGACAAAACATGGGCAACTGAGCTGTTCAAAAAAGTAGCTGAAATGAACCAAAACGGTTTAGGTTACGCTCTTATTCGGTCAATAGCTATGGGTGCGCAAAAGATGGTAGGAAAAAAGTAA
- a CDS encoding aldo/keto reductase, producing the protein MEDQKWLTTAAGVKMPWVIYGTAWKKERTADLVVKAIQAGFKGIDTACQPMHYDEPLVGAALHRLKDQGIERETLFLQTKFTPLAGQDPRQVPYDKNAPIESQVTQSFEASKKNLQTEYVDSLVLHSPMAPHALLMKVWDAMETIQKAGGARQLGISNCYNTEVMRQLYADANVKPAVVQNRFYQETGYDADLRNWCSNHRVIYQSFWTLTANPHILVSNTVRTIAQKYNKTEAQIFFRYLSQSGIVPLTGTCSEQHMREDLSIFDFELSSDDLKNVSRLLNQV; encoded by the coding sequence ATGGAAGATCAGAAATGGTTAACAACTGCTGCAGGCGTGAAAATGCCATGGGTTATTTACGGCACGGCCTGGAAAAAGGAGCGCACGGCAGATCTGGTTGTGAAAGCCATCCAAGCAGGATTCAAAGGGATTGACACCGCCTGCCAACCGATGCACTATGACGAGCCACTGGTTGGAGCGGCGCTTCACAGGCTGAAAGACCAGGGTATCGAACGTGAAACCTTGTTCTTACAAACCAAATTCACCCCACTTGCTGGTCAGGATCCGAGACAAGTGCCATACGATAAGAATGCCCCTATAGAGTCGCAGGTCACCCAATCTTTTGAGGCATCGAAGAAAAACCTCCAAACCGAATATGTAGATTCTCTAGTACTTCATTCACCAATGGCACCCCACGCACTTTTGATGAAGGTATGGGACGCAATGGAAACAATTCAAAAGGCTGGCGGAGCTCGTCAGTTGGGAATCAGCAACTGTTACAATACTGAAGTGATGAGGCAACTCTATGCCGATGCCAACGTGAAGCCAGCGGTTGTACAAAATCGGTTTTATCAGGAAACGGGGTATGATGCAGACTTGCGTAATTGGTGCTCTAATCATAGAGTTATCTACCAGAGTTTTTGGACCCTCACCGCAAATCCTCATATTCTAGTCAGCAATACCGTTCGAACCATTGCTCAAAAGTATAACAAAACCGAAGCGCAAATCTTTTTCCGATATCTCAGTCAATCTGGTATCGTTCCGCTTACCGGAACATGTTCTGAGCAGCACATGAGGGAAGATCTCAGCATCTTTGATTTTGAGCTTTCTTCTGACGATTTAAAGAATGTGAGTCGCCTACTAAATCAGGTATAA
- a CDS encoding tetratricopeptide repeat protein: MNHIMYPNFKLGPEALKYFESAYEYQMQGELEKAVLYYKKSLEIEQTAEGYTFLGWTYSFMGKLAEAIQECHKAIAADPDFGNPYNDIGAYYLQMGEIDEAIPWLEKAKKALRYENPEFAYCNLGKIYELKGIWPRALEEYKKALEIQENYLPAHQALMRLESYLN, translated from the coding sequence ATGAACCATATTATGTATCCCAATTTCAAACTTGGTCCTGAAGCATTAAAGTATTTCGAATCGGCTTATGAATATCAGATGCAGGGCGAGTTGGAGAAGGCCGTCCTTTACTACAAAAAATCTTTGGAAATCGAACAAACCGCCGAGGGGTATACTTTTCTTGGCTGGACTTACAGCTTTATGGGAAAATTAGCGGAAGCGATCCAAGAATGTCACAAAGCCATTGCCGCCGATCCCGATTTTGGCAATCCCTACAACGATATCGGCGCTTACTATTTGCAGATGGGAGAAATCGATGAAGCAATCCCCTGGTTAGAAAAAGCAAAAAAGGCCTTGCGCTATGAAAATCCCGAATTCGCCTATTGTAATTTGGGAAAAATTTATGAGCTCAAAGGAATCTGGCCGCGAGCCTTAGAAGAATACAAAAAAGCTTTGGAGATTCAAGAGAATTACCTACCAGCTCACCAAGCCTTGATGCGATTGGAATCTTATTTGAATTAA
- a CDS encoding carotenoid biosynthesis protein, whose amino-acid sequence MKNQKNLLRLLNIVVVLYIIANVIIGLEGTNAAVFMPFLIIPLGMFVFTHGTIRYGIKNILILIGIGMAVSLFYEAMSIATGFPYSGFHYTEIFGPKLFGFPLIVMVGYGVSIYTFWTVTGSLIGNYNNKLRGANIVLVPILAAFLFTSWDYALDPIMASINGAYIWDNHGSYFGIPFSNYLGWYLCTYSIYQFFALVVYRKTKLDVPTIMKRKTFWYQAIAMYVSIFIQLPILMKFEGNEQLTIFSGQVLQTNDIYQSMTLVGIAAIIFPAFIAFVNVFNTKELE is encoded by the coding sequence ATGAAAAATCAGAAAAACTTATTAAGACTATTAAACATAGTTGTTGTTCTTTATATAATTGCTAATGTAATTATTGGCTTGGAGGGTACAAATGCGGCTGTTTTTATGCCCTTCCTAATTATACCGCTTGGCATGTTTGTTTTTACGCATGGGACTATACGCTATGGAATAAAAAATATTTTAATATTGATTGGAATAGGAATGGCAGTGAGCCTTTTCTACGAGGCAATGAGTATTGCCACCGGCTTTCCTTACAGTGGATTTCATTATACTGAGATATTTGGGCCAAAACTATTCGGGTTCCCATTAATAGTAATGGTAGGATACGGAGTATCAATTTATACGTTTTGGACTGTTACCGGGTCACTAATAGGCAATTACAACAATAAATTACGTGGAGCTAATATTGTATTGGTTCCTATATTAGCTGCTTTTCTTTTTACTTCATGGGATTACGCCTTAGACCCAATCATGGCAAGCATTAATGGAGCTTACATTTGGGATAATCATGGCAGTTATTTTGGAATTCCGTTTTCAAACTATTTGGGTTGGTACCTTTGCACATATTCTATTTATCAGTTTTTTGCTTTAGTTGTTTATCGAAAAACAAAACTGGACGTGCCAACGATCATGAAAAGGAAAACTTTTTGGTATCAGGCAATTGCTATGTATGTTTCTATATTCATCCAACTCCCTATTTTAATGAAATTTGAAGGAAACGAACAGCTTACAATATTTTCGGGACAAGTGCTTCAAACAAATGATATTTATCAAAGCATGACGCTTGTTGGCATTGCTGCCATTATATTCCCAGCATTTATTGCTTTTGTAAATGTGTTTAACACTAAAGAGCTTGAATAA
- a CDS encoding matrixin family metalloprotease, whose product MSKQTGSSSLDVVPVFRIPTGHNSERLTVFVFYGKGGNGGGKPPKDDGSSEKCSDTNTNVAFSEIGVRWTQPQLMVEYQPTFEPEAVAGMAFDAIDRAFSTWETAVTNADLMTFSENITAPLPPDRDGQNIVGWRQLVGRNARKVLAATYIWDDGNGTILEADIVYNTSHNWAINTVIGVGTTECGTDFDVQAIGTHEIGHFIGLDHVNNDDATMAPTAAKGELKKQTLTPGDVAGANAVVPAVPAS is encoded by the coding sequence TTGAGTAAACAGACTGGTAGTTCCAGCCTGGACGTTGTCCCGGTATTTCGCATTCCGACCGGCCACAATTCGGAACGTCTAACGGTTTTCGTCTTTTATGGAAAAGGCGGTAATGGCGGTGGGAAACCACCAAAAGATGACGGTAGCAGCGAAAAGTGTTCAGATACAAACACGAATGTAGCATTTAGCGAGATAGGCGTTCGGTGGACTCAACCCCAGCTCATGGTAGAGTACCAACCTACATTTGAACCCGAAGCCGTGGCTGGTATGGCATTCGATGCCATTGACCGCGCTTTCAGTACCTGGGAAACGGCCGTCACTAATGCAGACCTGATGACCTTTAGTGAAAACATTACGGCACCATTACCGCCAGACCGCGATGGCCAAAATATTGTTGGTTGGCGTCAGCTCGTGGGGCGCAATGCCAGAAAAGTTCTTGCTGCTACCTATATCTGGGATGATGGAAATGGGACAATCCTGGAGGCGGATATCGTTTATAATACCTCACATAACTGGGCAATTAATACTGTAATTGGTGTTGGTACTACCGAGTGTGGAACTGACTTCGATGTCCAAGCCATTGGTACCCATGAAATCGGTCACTTCATTGGACTCGACCACGTTAACAATGATGATGCTACCATGGCCCCCACTGCTGCCAAAGGTGAGTTGAAGAAGCAGACACTCACGCCTGGTGACGTCGCGGGTGCAAATGCCGTGGTCCCCGCAGTACCGGCAAGTTAA
- a CDS encoding DUF4382 domain-containing protein produces the protein MALLTCAFSMGCGDSATAPNQMGTLEVSLTDAPGIYEAVNITFSEISANIDGEWIAVRNQTPITVNLLEWNNGNSLVLGTAEVPAGHYTQIRVTIDAAEVVADGNPYQVTVPSGAQTGLKLLADFTVNAGSTYELILDFDAQRSVVTTGPANNPTGYLLNPTIRVEDKALTGSISGMLTNPENNPVAYAIAGSDTLTSTRVDTNGSFRLAFLPAGLYSVSIEDTLNLTYASPETEVVVGSDNDLGNITLQ, from the coding sequence ATGGCATTATTAACATGTGCTTTCTCAATGGGCTGTGGGGACAGTGCGACGGCACCCAATCAAATGGGTACACTTGAAGTCAGCTTAACAGACGCACCTGGAATTTATGAAGCTGTTAACATTACTTTTTCTGAAATTAGTGCCAACATCGACGGTGAGTGGATTGCTGTTCGCAATCAAACACCCATCACGGTAAATCTTCTGGAGTGGAACAACGGCAATTCGTTGGTATTAGGAACGGCCGAGGTGCCAGCGGGACACTACACCCAAATTCGGGTAACAATTGATGCCGCAGAAGTGGTAGCAGATGGTAATCCTTATCAGGTGACCGTGCCAAGCGGAGCACAGACCGGCCTTAAACTTTTAGCTGATTTTACTGTTAATGCCGGTTCAACTTACGAATTAATTCTTGATTTTGACGCACAAAGGTCAGTGGTGACAACGGGTCCTGCAAATAATCCCACTGGTTATTTATTAAACCCCACCATTCGAGTTGAAGATAAAGCTCTGACAGGCTCCATTTCAGGCATGCTGACAAATCCTGAAAACAATCCTGTAGCTTATGCGATTGCGGGGAGTGATACCCTGACATCGACCAGAGTGGATACGAATGGCTCTTTTAGATTGGCTTTTTTACCGGCGGGATTATATTCGGTTTCCATTGAAGACACATTGAATCTTACCTATGCAAGCCCCGAAACGGAAGTCGTAGTAGGCTCGGATAACGACCTTGGAAATATAACCCTGCAATAG